The window CTAAAGCTGAGGTAAGGAATTAGTTGGCCATTAGTAATCCGCCGCCAATGCCAGGCCCAGAATATTCCTGTTACGATCGCGGCACAGATGCGTATCAGCCACAGTTGCCCATAATGCGTTTCAAACAATACGGTGCTCACCATCGGCAGGGCATCAATGACCGAGCGTTCACTGATGCTCGCCGTCTGGAGTAATAATCCCGCTGTACTACTGACGGTAAAACCCAGCAGACATGTACCCAGCAGTTTCCACAAACGGCGGTGCAGCTGCGGGGTTGCTTGGTAGGCGGGTAACATCCATAAACTGCAAGTGACGGCGCCAACGGCGGTGGTCAACATCAGCAAATCGCCGGCAATGGCGATCGCGATGGGGATGTTGTCCAGCATCGGCTGACGTTACTTGATGGTGAAGGTGTAGTCACCTTTCATCTTGTGGCCGTCCAGCGACACGATATTCCACATCACTTTGTAAACGCCGGCAGGCAACGCGGGGAGTTCGACCGACATTTCATTGTGGCCATCGCCCTTGATCGTGGTGTTTGCGGTATCGATCTGTTTGCCGCTGGCATCGAGGACGTGGATAGCGCTGAATTTAGGTTCCAGCGCCTTGGCGAACATCAGGTTAACCGCCTTGGGCGGCGTAGTCAGTACCGCATCTTTGGCTGGATCGGTGCCAAGAATTTTGGCGTGGGCAGAGGCAAAGTTGGGAAATGCAATAAAACCGGCGATCACTAACATTAAGGCAAACAGCTGGCGCGACATGGGTTAGGCTCCTCTAAGATTCGGTGTTACTAATATATAATATCGTGTTACCGATGGTGTGTCGATCCCGGGCCGTTTTTAATAGCCCAATGACCGACCACCATCCACATTCAAAATCTGGCCGCTAACATAATCGGCATCGCGGACTAAATATCGTACTGCGCGAGCAATATCAGCCGGTACACCCTGGCGTTTGAGGGCGGTGCGGTCGATGATTTCGGCCTTGTTCTCCTCGGCCAGTTCATGTTCCGGCCACAAAATCGCGCCCGGTGCTACGCCATTCACTCGGACATTCGGCCCCAGTTCACGCGCCAGGCTCATGGTCAGCATCGCCAAGCCAGCCTTAGCGATGCTATACACGGGAAAGCCTTTCATCGGCCGCTGGGCGTGAATGTCAATAATGTTCACGATGCAGCCGTGCTGTCTGGCCAGGGCAGCCGCGGCAGCCTGCGATAGAAACAATGGTGCTTTAAGATTGCTGCCGACCAGATCATCCCAATGGCGCTCGGTAATGCTGCCGATAGCGGTGGGATAAAAGGTGGAGGCATTATTTACCAGCACATCGAGCCGTCCCCATGCCGACTCGGCAGCGTGTACAAGGCCTGGCAAGGCGCTAACGTCGAGCAAATCGGCCTGGATCAAGATCACCGAGTTGGGGCGCAGCCGGTTTAGCTCGACATGCAGCACTTCGGCCGCAGAGCGAGAACTGCGATAATGTAGCGCGATGTTCATGCCCTCGGCATGCAGGGTGCGGGCAATGGTGGCGCCAATGCGATGCGCCGCACCGGTAATCAGGGCCACCTTGTCAGTCAACTCAGTATTCATGCCCGAGACTCCTATGTAATTTGATAAACTCTAGCGCATTACATTATCGCTGCAAACGCCACTTTTTCTCAGGTACCGATTTTGGCTATCGATTTTCCCCAACCTTCTGCTGAAGCCAGTGCTCATAGCCAGCGCCTGGTCGACACAATTCGATCCGAGATTATAGCCGCAGGTGGCCGCATCAGTTTTGCCCGATTCATGGAACTGGCCTTGTATGCGCCGGGATTAGGCTACTACGTCGCCGGTGCCCGCAAATTTGGCGAAGCCGGAGATTATGTCACGGCACCGGAAATTTCACCGTTGTTCGCCCGTTGTCTGGCGCGGCAATGCCGACAGGTGTTGGATCAAATTGAAGGCGGCGACATTCTCGAATTCGGCGCCGGTTCCGGTGCC is drawn from Gammaproteobacteria bacterium and contains these coding sequences:
- a CDS encoding copper resistance protein CopC, producing MSRQLFALMLVIAGFIAFPNFASAHAKILGTDPAKDAVLTTPPKAVNLMFAKALEPKFSAIHVLDASGKQIDTANTTIKGDGHNEMSVELPALPAGVYKVMWNIVSLDGHKMKGDYTFTIK
- a CDS encoding pteridine reductase, translating into MALITGAAHRIGATIARTLHAEGMNIALHYRSSRSAAEVLHVELNRLRPNSVILIQADLLDVSALPGLVHAAESAWGRLDVLVNNASTFYPTAIGSITERHWDDLVGSNLKAPLFLSQAAAAALARQHGCIVNIIDIHAQRPMKGFPVYSIAKAGLAMLTMSLARELGPNVRVNGVAPGAILWPEHELAEENKAEIIDRTALKRQGVPADIARAVRYLVRDADYVSGQILNVDGGRSLGY